In a single window of the Arthrobacter zhangbolii genome:
- a CDS encoding TadA family conjugal transfer-associated ATPase — MSVGENGGPPRGARQLPGADPLLARVRDRMLAHPEPVTGARLAAAVQASGRLLGSEGTLHAVDRMRAELQGLGPLQPLALHPGVSDILVNGPDRVWVDSGHGLELTGIRFAGDAEVQSLATRLVAAGGRRLDDSCPCVDVQLPGYRVHAVLRPVSTGSTLLSIRIHRTRTFTLAELTRTGTLDIECERVLRSIIRHRLNFMVSGATGTGKTTLLSTLLSLSGPRERLVLVEDAAELEPDHPHVVGLQTRHGNVEGTGVLDQTELVRQALRMRPDRLVVGECRGAEVRELLAALNTGHDGAGGTIHANSASGVPARLAALGALAGMSPEAVALQAAAALDVVIHLHRAAGVRTISEVAVLMLSNGQLTAVPALRREGATYRRESGWAELERRLQLRAAAEADDGPAADGPAADGPAADRPATEGPRVTAWQA, encoded by the coding sequence GTGAGCGTCGGGGAGAACGGCGGTCCGCCCCGCGGGGCCCGGCAGCTGCCGGGCGCCGACCCTCTGCTGGCCCGGGTCCGGGACCGGATGCTGGCACACCCGGAGCCGGTGACCGGGGCACGGCTGGCCGCCGCAGTGCAGGCCAGCGGACGCCTGCTGGGGTCCGAAGGAACGCTCCATGCAGTGGACCGGATGCGCGCCGAACTGCAGGGGCTTGGGCCTTTGCAGCCACTGGCGCTGCACCCGGGGGTCAGCGACATCCTGGTCAACGGCCCGGACCGGGTGTGGGTGGACAGCGGCCACGGCCTGGAACTCACCGGTATCCGGTTTGCCGGTGACGCCGAAGTCCAGTCACTGGCAACCCGTCTGGTCGCGGCCGGGGGCCGGCGTCTGGACGACTCCTGCCCCTGCGTTGATGTGCAGCTGCCGGGATATCGGGTGCACGCAGTGCTTCGTCCCGTGTCCACCGGGTCCACGCTCCTCTCCATCCGGATTCACCGGACCCGGACCTTCACCCTTGCCGAGCTGACGCGGACCGGAACACTGGATATTGAGTGCGAACGGGTGCTCCGCTCAATCATCAGACACCGCTTGAACTTCATGGTCAGCGGCGCAACGGGCACCGGCAAAACCACGCTCCTCTCGACGCTTCTCTCACTCAGCGGACCCCGGGAACGGCTGGTGCTGGTGGAGGACGCAGCGGAACTGGAACCGGACCATCCCCACGTGGTGGGCCTGCAGACCCGGCATGGGAACGTGGAAGGCACCGGGGTGCTGGATCAAACCGAGCTGGTCCGGCAGGCTCTTCGGATGCGGCCGGACCGGCTGGTGGTCGGGGAATGCCGGGGAGCTGAAGTCCGTGAACTGCTGGCGGCACTGAACACCGGCCACGACGGAGCGGGCGGGACCATCCACGCGAACTCGGCATCAGGTGTTCCGGCACGACTGGCGGCGCTGGGAGCGCTCGCGGGAATGAGCCCGGAAGCGGTGGCATTGCAGGCTGCGGCAGCGCTGGACGTTGTGATCCACCTGCACCGGGCGGCCGGTGTCCGCACTATCTCCGAAGTTGCCGTCCTGATGCTTTCGAACGGTCAGCTGACCGCTGTCCCGGCCCTCCGGCGCGAAGGAGCGACCTACCGGCGAGAGAGTGGGTGGGCGGAACTCGAACGCCGGCTTCAGCTGCGCGCTGCGGCGGAAGCCGATGATGGACCTGCTGCGGATGGACCTGCTGCGGATGGACCTGCAGCGGACAGACCCGCAACGGAAGGACCACGCGTGACGGCATGGCAGGCCTGA
- a CDS encoding rhodanese-related sulfurtransferase has product MALNRIALYYAFTPLSDPDAVRLWQRTLCEKLGLRGRILISRDGINGTVGGPLDAVKAYVKATREYPAFKKMDVKYSEGSAEDFPRLSVKVREEIVSFGAPGELKVDENGVVGGGTHLRPEELHDLVAEKEKAGEEVVFFDGRNAFEAQIGKFKGAVVPDVSTTHDFISELESGKYDDLKDKPVVTYCTGGIRCEVLSSLMVNRGFKEVYQMKGGIVRYGETYGDKGLWEGSLYVFDKRMHTEFTDEAVTIGRCVRCEAPTSKFENCSNPSCRKLTLYCAECASDPSTLRCPDGCED; this is encoded by the coding sequence GTGGCACTGAACCGAATCGCACTGTATTACGCTTTCACCCCCCTCTCCGACCCCGACGCCGTCCGGCTCTGGCAGCGCACCCTGTGCGAGAAGCTGGGCCTGCGCGGACGGATCCTGATCTCCCGGGACGGCATCAACGGAACCGTGGGCGGGCCCCTCGACGCCGTGAAGGCCTACGTGAAGGCGACGCGCGAATACCCCGCCTTCAAGAAGATGGATGTGAAGTACTCCGAGGGCTCGGCGGAGGATTTTCCGCGGCTGAGCGTGAAGGTCCGCGAGGAAATCGTGAGCTTCGGTGCACCCGGCGAGTTGAAGGTGGACGAAAACGGCGTGGTTGGCGGCGGCACCCACCTGCGGCCGGAGGAACTGCATGATCTGGTGGCTGAGAAGGAAAAGGCCGGGGAGGAAGTGGTGTTCTTCGACGGCCGCAACGCCTTCGAAGCGCAGATCGGCAAGTTCAAGGGCGCTGTGGTTCCGGATGTGTCCACCACGCACGACTTCATCAGCGAGCTGGAGTCCGGGAAGTATGACGATCTCAAGGACAAGCCCGTGGTCACCTACTGCACCGGCGGGATCCGCTGCGAGGTGCTTTCCAGCCTGATGGTGAACCGGGGATTCAAAGAGGTTTACCAGATGAAGGGCGGCATTGTCCGGTATGGGGAAACCTACGGTGACAAGGGCCTATGGGAAGGTTCCCTGTACGTCTTCGACAAGCGGATGCACACCGAGTTCACTGATGAGGCCGTGACCATCGGCCGCTGCGTCCGCTGCGAGGCGCCCACCAGCAAGTTCGAGAACTGCTCCAACCCGTCCTGCCGCAAGCTCACACTGTACTGCGCCGAGTGCGCCTCCGATCCGTCCACCCTGCGCTGCCCGGACGGCTGCGAGGATTAG
- a CDS encoding TadE family type IV pilus minor pilin: protein MTAEFATALPAIVLVLVFGLTGISAGITQLRLEEAARAAAREVMRADTTAAEAAVQRLAGGSAQLVLTRDGEWTVVEVRSSLSLPVLSLLPLELTADAVAFPGDGGYPVGTPAR, encoded by the coding sequence GTGACGGCCGAGTTCGCGACGGCATTGCCGGCCATCGTTTTGGTGCTGGTGTTCGGGCTAACCGGGATATCCGCAGGCATTACCCAGCTGCGGTTGGAAGAAGCGGCCCGCGCGGCAGCACGGGAGGTGATGCGGGCTGACACCACGGCGGCGGAGGCTGCAGTTCAGCGTCTGGCAGGCGGATCAGCTCAGCTGGTGCTGACCCGGGACGGGGAGTGGACGGTAGTGGAGGTGCGCAGTTCCCTGTCGCTTCCGGTGCTGAGCCTGCTGCCCCTGGAACTAACCGCGGACGCCGTGGCCTTCCCGGGGGACGGAGGTTATCCCGTTGGCACTCCGGCCCGGTGA
- the ssd gene encoding septum site-determining protein Ssd yields MAAVLVSGDQGVQDEVARVGAAAGVEISLAVDIGTALAMRPEVLLLDSGRLRLLPGRGGATAGSGAGTPDVIVIGLAGDTAVWDVAAYSSAARVAVLPAAAGWLAGYLGRRRNSSGGGTVLGVLGSGGAGASTTACWLAAAAVETGVSVLLLEADPWGAGLEWALDAGDLQGVRWPDLEGISGSLNPVQLAAGLPALGGFSLLARGPGLLPADEAVTGAVLDAARSGFELTIVDLGSSTGTEPLLHLCEELLLVVPGRVSGVLGARSLLLRLGSAKPHAVVRGPLGDGLDELLVANALGLPLAGYLPFLRATARSEGSGRVLADAGRPRIRRAAQRILAKVSPAPAGEVT; encoded by the coding sequence GTGGCAGCGGTCCTCGTGTCCGGGGACCAGGGGGTGCAGGACGAAGTGGCACGGGTGGGCGCAGCAGCGGGAGTGGAAATCTCACTGGCCGTGGATATCGGTACCGCCCTCGCGATGCGACCCGAAGTGCTGCTGCTGGACAGCGGCCGGCTCCGTCTCCTGCCCGGCAGGGGCGGTGCAACGGCCGGAAGCGGGGCGGGAACCCCTGACGTCATAGTCATAGGGCTGGCCGGGGACACGGCTGTCTGGGATGTTGCGGCCTACAGTTCCGCGGCGCGGGTTGCTGTCCTGCCCGCCGCGGCGGGCTGGCTTGCGGGTTATCTGGGCCGCCGGCGCAACAGCTCCGGCGGGGGAACGGTGCTCGGCGTGCTGGGAAGCGGCGGCGCCGGCGCGTCCACAACGGCCTGCTGGCTGGCCGCCGCCGCCGTCGAAACGGGAGTATCAGTTCTGCTGTTGGAAGCAGACCCGTGGGGTGCCGGACTTGAGTGGGCACTGGATGCCGGCGACCTGCAAGGTGTTCGATGGCCGGACCTGGAGGGAATCAGTGGCAGCCTGAACCCTGTGCAGCTGGCCGCCGGCCTGCCGGCTCTGGGCGGTTTTTCCCTGCTGGCACGAGGGCCGGGACTGCTTCCCGCGGATGAAGCGGTGACCGGTGCAGTCCTTGACGCCGCGCGCAGCGGATTTGAGCTGACCATCGTGGATCTGGGCAGCAGCACCGGTACCGAGCCGCTGCTGCACCTCTGTGAGGAGCTTTTACTGGTGGTGCCCGGCCGGGTCAGCGGCGTCCTCGGCGCCCGGTCCCTGCTGCTCCGCCTTGGCAGTGCGAAACCTCACGCGGTGGTGCGGGGACCGCTCGGAGACGGGTTGGATGAGCTCCTGGTGGCCAATGCCCTTGGACTCCCGCTGGCAGGGTATCTTCCCTTCCTGCGCGCCACTGCCCGCTCAGAGGGTTCCGGCAGGGTGCTGGCCGACGCCGGACGCCCGCGGATCCGGCGGGCTGCGCAGCGGATCCTGGCCAAAGTATCGCCGGCCCCGGCAGGGGAGGTGACGTGA
- a CDS encoding type II secretion system F family protein: MAGLTITMLLAAAAVLLFGRRPDRQIRRRGRGPNGPSPGKARKRRDRTDADAPALLVRELAGLLAAGRPAYRIWADAATLYAAGAPRNAPAHPFAAVLQAAAASAALGLSPVPVLAAAGRADDGAPDPLLRELWAGLAVCVRVSERSGAPLSRVLTRYAGQLDAARDAASDRESALAGPRATMRLLTWLPGGGIILGYLLGGNPLQILTATPLGWSAAAAGGGFWLAGRVWSGRLVRDAAKPAEGVPG, encoded by the coding sequence ATGGCAGGCCTGACCATCACCATGCTGCTCGCCGCAGCTGCAGTGCTGCTGTTCGGCAGGAGACCGGACCGGCAGATTCGCCGCCGGGGAAGAGGCCCAAATGGTCCTTCCCCGGGCAAAGCCCGAAAACGCAGGGACAGGACGGATGCGGATGCGCCGGCGCTGCTGGTCCGCGAACTTGCCGGCCTGCTGGCGGCAGGCCGTCCGGCGTACCGGATCTGGGCCGACGCGGCTACGCTCTACGCGGCCGGGGCGCCGCGGAACGCACCGGCTCATCCCTTTGCTGCCGTGCTGCAGGCAGCTGCGGCGTCGGCTGCCCTGGGACTCAGTCCCGTTCCGGTGCTGGCGGCAGCGGGGCGGGCAGATGACGGCGCGCCGGATCCGTTGCTGCGGGAGCTATGGGCGGGCCTGGCCGTCTGTGTCCGCGTGTCCGAGCGCAGCGGAGCACCCTTGTCCCGAGTGCTCACCCGCTACGCCGGTCAGCTGGACGCTGCCCGCGATGCAGCCTCGGACCGAGAGAGCGCATTGGCGGGGCCGCGGGCAACCATGCGCCTGCTGACCTGGCTGCCCGGTGGCGGGATCATCCTCGGGTACCTGCTGGGCGGCAACCCGCTGCAGATTCTGACAGCGACGCCGCTTGGCTGGTCCGCCGCCGCAGCCGGAGGCGGGTTCTGGCTGGCAGGCCGCGTCTGGTCCGGGCGGCTGGTCAGGGACGCCGCAAAGCCGGCTGAGGGCGTACCGGGATGA
- a CDS encoding DEAD/DEAH box helicase, with the protein MALHDSLIPLLGGGAEPEQLMHVHQIPARRAVTAPWPRWAHPDVVAAYRNLGIQEPWAHQMEAAEAAHSGSHTIIATGTASGKSLAYQLPVLDAIHRTSLDDRATLEPSGAVALYLAPTKALAADQLAAVNSLKLPTVRAETYDGDTDTGARRWIRDHANLVLANPDMLHFGVLPNHTWWARFFRRLKYVIIDEAHSYRGVFGSNVANLMRRLRRICRYYGSDPVFIGASATSADPEQSFSRLIGAPVTAVTEDRSPHGSTTVALWEPQLTELKGENGARSRRTVVAETADLLANLVAAQVRTIAFIKSRRGAETISTITRRLLDEVHPSLPGRVAAYRSGYLPEERRELERRLRSGELLGIASTSALELGIDISGLDAVLVAGWPGTRASLFQQIGRAGRSGQDALAAFVASDDPLDTYLVHHPEAIFDISVEATVFDPSNPYVLGPHLCAAAAELPVTPDERELFGPAAAGLLDQLVAQGYLRKRPSGWFWTHPESAASMVNLRAAGGGPINIVESETGTLLGTMDSPQAQYQAHTGAIYVHQGTTYLVDELNEADHCAMVTRTNPEFYTQARDITQVAVLETERTEEWNGIQACFGTVKVTTQVVSYQRKALISNEILGEEPLELEAKELFTKAVWFVIDEKFLVSAGLAPADFPGSLHAAEHASIGMLPLVATSDRWDIGGVSTALHADTEKPTIFVYDGHPGGAGFAERGYEAARTWLTATRDAIRACECEGGCPSCVQSPKCGNKNNPLDKKGAVTLLNVLLEHAPDALALTS; encoded by the coding sequence GTGGCCCTACATGATTCCCTGATCCCGCTGCTTGGCGGCGGCGCCGAGCCGGAGCAGCTGATGCACGTCCATCAGATCCCTGCCCGCCGCGCCGTCACGGCGCCGTGGCCCCGGTGGGCCCACCCCGACGTCGTTGCCGCCTACCGGAATCTGGGCATCCAGGAACCCTGGGCGCACCAGATGGAGGCCGCCGAAGCTGCGCATAGCGGCAGCCACACGATCATTGCCACCGGCACCGCGTCCGGAAAGTCGCTCGCCTATCAGCTGCCGGTACTGGACGCCATCCACCGGACGTCCCTCGATGACCGGGCGACGCTGGAACCCAGCGGCGCCGTCGCGCTCTATCTTGCCCCTACCAAGGCGCTGGCCGCGGACCAGCTGGCGGCAGTCAATTCGCTGAAGCTGCCAACGGTCCGGGCGGAAACGTACGACGGCGACACGGACACCGGTGCGCGGCGCTGGATCCGGGACCACGCCAACCTGGTCCTGGCCAACCCGGACATGCTGCACTTCGGTGTGCTGCCCAACCACACCTGGTGGGCCCGCTTCTTCCGGCGGCTGAAATACGTCATCATCGACGAGGCGCACAGCTACCGCGGGGTGTTCGGCTCCAACGTTGCCAACCTCATGCGACGGCTGCGGCGGATCTGCCGGTATTACGGGTCCGACCCGGTGTTCATCGGCGCCTCGGCAACCTCCGCCGACCCGGAACAGTCCTTCAGCCGGCTGATCGGCGCTCCCGTGACCGCCGTGACGGAGGACCGGTCACCACACGGCTCCACCACCGTGGCCCTGTGGGAGCCGCAGCTGACTGAGCTCAAGGGTGAGAACGGTGCCCGGTCCCGGCGCACCGTGGTGGCCGAGACCGCGGACCTGCTCGCGAATCTGGTGGCCGCACAGGTGCGCACCATCGCGTTCATCAAGTCCCGCCGCGGTGCGGAAACCATTTCCACCATCACCCGCCGCCTGCTGGACGAGGTGCATCCCTCCCTGCCCGGCCGCGTGGCCGCCTACCGTTCGGGCTACCTGCCGGAAGAACGGCGGGAGCTGGAACGGCGGCTGCGCAGCGGGGAGCTGCTGGGCATTGCCAGCACCTCCGCCTTGGAGCTGGGCATTGATATTTCCGGACTGGACGCCGTACTGGTGGCGGGCTGGCCCGGAACCCGGGCATCCCTGTTCCAGCAGATCGGCCGGGCCGGGCGGTCCGGCCAGGATGCGCTGGCCGCGTTTGTGGCCAGTGACGACCCGCTGGATACCTACCTGGTGCACCATCCCGAAGCCATCTTCGACATTTCCGTGGAAGCGACGGTTTTTGACCCGTCCAATCCCTACGTCCTGGGTCCGCATCTGTGCGCCGCGGCCGCCGAGCTGCCCGTGACGCCCGACGAGCGTGAACTGTTCGGTCCGGCTGCGGCCGGGCTGCTGGACCAGCTGGTGGCGCAGGGATACCTGCGCAAACGGCCGTCCGGCTGGTTCTGGACGCACCCGGAAAGCGCCGCATCGATGGTGAACCTGCGCGCCGCCGGTGGTGGGCCGATCAACATTGTGGAATCCGAAACCGGCACCCTGCTGGGCACCATGGACTCCCCGCAGGCCCAGTACCAGGCCCACACCGGGGCAATTTACGTTCATCAGGGCACCACGTATCTGGTGGACGAACTGAACGAAGCCGACCACTGCGCCATGGTGACCCGGACCAACCCCGAGTTCTACACCCAGGCCCGGGACATCACCCAGGTTGCGGTGCTGGAGACCGAACGCACAGAGGAGTGGAACGGCATCCAGGCCTGTTTCGGCACGGTGAAAGTCACCACTCAGGTGGTCTCCTACCAGCGCAAGGCCCTCATATCCAACGAAATCCTTGGGGAAGAACCGCTGGAGCTGGAGGCCAAGGAACTCTTCACCAAGGCGGTCTGGTTTGTCATTGATGAGAAGTTCCTCGTCTCGGCCGGACTGGCCCCGGCGGACTTCCCCGGTTCCCTGCATGCCGCCGAACACGCGTCCATCGGCATGCTGCCGCTGGTGGCCACCAGCGACCGCTGGGACATCGGAGGGGTGTCCACTGCCCTGCATGCGGACACCGAGAAGCCGACCATCTTTGTCTACGACGGGCATCCCGGCGGTGCCGGTTTTGCCGAACGCGGTTACGAGGCCGCCCGGACCTGGCTGACGGCGACCCGGGATGCAATCCGTGCCTGCGAATGTGAGGGCGGCTGTCCGTCCTGCGTTCAGTCCCCGAAGTGCGGCAACAAAAACAATCCGCTGGATAAGAAGGGGGCCGTTACGCTGCTCAACGTTCTGCTGGAGCATGCCCCTGATGCCCTGGCGCTGACTTCCTAG
- a CDS encoding DUF4244 domain-containing protein, protein MQTNTRLDKHRPAEPNPAVQPFPPSQQSGHIPLAEGAREPNRKHPERAYCPNPESDGTHGLHGLTARSGAARRALLTGTLPSPLPEKRPGRLRPPREQKPSCGTVPEFRPEPLAGSDREAGMATAEYAIATLAAVAFAGLLAVILGGDEVRAMLISLIRSALTLG, encoded by the coding sequence ATGCAAACAAACACCAGGCTCGACAAGCACCGCCCCGCCGAGCCGAATCCGGCTGTGCAACCGTTTCCGCCCAGCCAGCAGTCCGGCCATATCCCGCTGGCAGAAGGGGCCCGGGAACCGAACCGCAAGCACCCAGAGCGCGCCTATTGCCCCAATCCGGAATCGGACGGAACCCACGGGCTGCATGGTCTGACGGCACGTTCCGGTGCGGCCCGGCGGGCCCTGCTGACGGGGACGCTGCCGTCCCCGTTACCGGAAAAAAGGCCGGGCCGGCTCCGGCCGCCGCGGGAGCAAAAGCCGTCTTGCGGCACAGTTCCTGAGTTCCGGCCGGAGCCGTTGGCCGGTTCCGACCGGGAAGCAGGCATGGCCACCGCCGAATACGCCATCGCAACCCTTGCAGCCGTTGCTTTTGCGGGATTGCTGGCGGTTATCCTCGGCGGCGACGAAGTCCGCGCCATGCTGATCTCGTTGATTCGTTCCGCGCTGACATTGGGATAG
- a CDS encoding GNAT family N-acetyltransferase has product MRALDDDLLETWVRGWAQARGYRMRREGRFPAALLHDRTNDWEYFALEPSHDEFAALASSARHSSTRLFTIVTTRANEIYGAATVYGLQVRSTDEVLMVADMSGQDVEAPVQPWDDFSTETSHANNIGSVTVLSGGTPVAQGSVAVVNGYAVFDRILTEPAFRRRGLGSYVMRALTAVALEDDAEAGLLVASVDGQELYRYLGWESLASVVMFEPRM; this is encoded by the coding sequence ATGAGAGCGCTGGACGATGATCTGCTGGAGACCTGGGTCAGGGGCTGGGCACAGGCACGTGGCTACCGGATGCGGCGCGAGGGACGTTTTCCGGCAGCACTGCTGCATGACCGGACCAATGACTGGGAGTACTTTGCCCTCGAGCCCTCGCACGACGAATTCGCTGCCCTGGCCTCGTCCGCCCGGCACAGCTCCACCCGGCTGTTCACTATCGTGACCACGCGCGCCAATGAAATATACGGCGCCGCCACCGTCTACGGGCTCCAGGTCCGTTCCACCGATGAGGTGCTGATGGTGGCCGATATGTCCGGCCAGGATGTGGAGGCACCAGTGCAGCCGTGGGACGACTTCTCCACCGAGACCAGCCACGCAAACAACATCGGATCTGTGACCGTTCTCTCGGGGGGCACGCCGGTTGCGCAGGGCAGCGTGGCGGTGGTCAACGGGTACGCCGTCTTTGACCGCATCCTCACCGAGCCGGCCTTCCGCCGCCGCGGCCTTGGCAGCTACGTGATGCGCGCCCTGACCGCCGTGGCCCTGGAGGACGACGCCGAGGCCGGGCTGCTTGTCGCCTCGGTGGACGGGCAGGAACTGTACCGGTATCTGGGGTGGGAATCCCTGGCCAGCGTGGTGATGTTCGAGCCCCGAATGTGA
- a CDS encoding FAD-binding protein produces the protein MAEAAVSEGNGSNGSNGNGQAVAKPSAGTRARSAQGQQDWDRIVDVLVVGTGAAALTAAIKAADEGLDVLVVESTKLWGGTTSISGGGLWMPNNPLMKKAGVQDSRQNALTYMEEVIADVGPVSSRERKLAFLDTIPEVVTFLGNLGVQWMRSKDYPDYYPDRPGGMVGRSLEVKAFDTKLLGPWFKQSRPAASGIPAPLATDDVWELSRAWSTPSGFIRGARFVFRTVGGLLRGKRLYGLGGALASSLMYIVRNQQTPVWLSAPLTDLVQDDDGAVLGAVVRRDGRDIRIRARRGVVLGAGGFARNAEWREKYQGLEKEYSSAPDGDLGQAIDIVAARGGALALMDDAWWGPTTVGPKGAVTFTLAERSMPFSLVVDAAGKRFLNESESYVDFGHHMLENNHKVPGDPAWLVFDARHARRYLFNALLQGRKEWKNQGLLLQDESLTGLAGKMGVPPAALQATVERFNGFAKTGIDEDFHRGDTVYDTYYSDPRVKPNPNLGPLEKGPFSAVRLYPGDLGTKGGLVTDADARVLREDGSVIPGLYAAGNTTASVMGRTYPGAGATIAPAVVFGYRAAQHAAGRSGGTDSAGTAGMPAAAGSAAPAAGSAAGEPLEPAAG, from the coding sequence GTGGCAGAAGCAGCGGTAAGCGAAGGCAACGGAAGCAACGGAAGTAACGGCAACGGGCAGGCGGTAGCGAAGCCGTCCGCCGGGACCCGGGCACGGTCAGCGCAGGGGCAGCAGGACTGGGACCGGATAGTCGATGTCCTGGTGGTGGGAACCGGCGCAGCCGCCCTGACAGCGGCGATTAAGGCCGCCGACGAGGGCCTGGACGTCCTGGTGGTGGAGAGCACCAAACTCTGGGGCGGCACCACGTCCATTTCCGGCGGAGGGCTCTGGATGCCCAATAATCCGCTGATGAAAAAAGCGGGCGTGCAGGACAGCCGGCAGAATGCGCTCACCTATATGGAGGAGGTGATTGCCGACGTCGGGCCGGTCTCCTCGCGCGAACGCAAGCTGGCGTTCCTGGACACCATCCCTGAGGTGGTGACGTTCCTGGGAAACCTGGGCGTGCAGTGGATGCGGTCCAAGGACTATCCGGATTACTACCCGGACCGGCCCGGTGGCATGGTGGGGCGTTCCCTCGAGGTGAAGGCCTTTGATACCAAGCTGCTGGGCCCTTGGTTTAAGCAGTCCCGGCCGGCGGCCTCCGGCATCCCGGCACCGCTGGCCACCGATGATGTCTGGGAGCTTTCCCGGGCCTGGTCCACTCCCAGCGGCTTTATCCGCGGTGCCCGGTTTGTCTTCCGCACCGTCGGCGGCCTGCTGCGCGGCAAGCGGCTCTACGGGCTGGGTGGCGCACTGGCCTCCTCGCTGATGTACATCGTGCGCAACCAGCAGACGCCCGTCTGGCTGTCGGCGCCGCTGACGGATCTGGTGCAGGACGACGACGGCGCCGTGCTCGGAGCGGTGGTCCGCCGGGACGGCCGGGACATCCGGATCCGGGCCCGCAGGGGCGTGGTGCTGGGGGCCGGCGGCTTTGCCCGCAACGCCGAGTGGCGCGAGAAGTACCAGGGCCTGGAAAAGGAGTACTCCTCGGCACCGGACGGAGACCTGGGCCAGGCTATCGACATAGTGGCCGCACGCGGGGGAGCCCTCGCCCTGATGGATGACGCGTGGTGGGGGCCAACCACCGTGGGACCGAAGGGCGCGGTCACGTTTACCCTGGCCGAACGGTCCATGCCGTTTTCCCTGGTGGTTGACGCCGCCGGCAAACGCTTCCTGAACGAGTCCGAATCCTATGTGGACTTCGGCCACCACATGCTCGAAAACAACCACAAGGTCCCCGGGGATCCGGCATGGCTGGTGTTCGATGCCCGGCACGCCCGCCGCTACCTGTTCAACGCCCTGCTGCAGGGCCGCAAGGAATGGAAGAACCAGGGGCTGCTGCTGCAGGATGAATCGCTGACCGGGCTGGCCGGAAAAATGGGCGTCCCGCCGGCCGCCCTGCAGGCCACGGTGGAGCGGTTCAACGGTTTCGCGAAGACCGGGATTGATGAGGACTTCCACCGCGGCGACACGGTGTACGACACCTATTACAGCGATCCTCGCGTGAAGCCCAACCCGAACCTTGGCCCGCTGGAAAAGGGCCCGTTCTCGGCTGTCCGCCTCTATCCGGGGGATCTTGGCACCAAAGGCGGCCTGGTCACGGATGCTGACGCGCGGGTCCTGCGGGAGGACGGCAGCGTGATCCCGGGGCTGTACGCCGCCGGCAACACCACGGCGTCGGTGATGGGCCGCACCTATCCCGGAGCGGGGGCCACCATCGCCCCCGCCGTCGTCTTCGGCTACCGGGCGGCTCAGCATGCTGCAGGGCGGTCCGGCGGGACCGACAGTGCAGGTACTGCCGGAATGCCCGCCGCAGCCGGCAGCGCCGCCCCCGCGGCTGGCAGCGCAGCCGGTGAGCCGCTGGAGCCGGCCGCGGGCTAA